The following are encoded together in the Flavobacterium sp. TR2 genome:
- a CDS encoding ATP-binding protein has product MINKRLLIKNLLAHNDESSFYDKKRQLNLHSREGKGKFLKHICALSNSNPNNNSYIVVGVEDQDNEIVGDDFFDDSRIQNLVNAFLENPPKIQYENVPFPNLPKDKVIGLVTIKPKSKISYFKKGIHTILANSVFVRRGSNSIPLEEHEEIEKNNQNTETVIGIENSSRNSIQYTLDGVIDFMNFRHKDMSPKYRVFKELFVICWAGVPKKLREKTYLSRVDIELINEQIKLFYSAQDVVTIDYNDDTFTITEYVPLGLNDKTSYYPLEEQTIHFFDNGYYKIDRQMLFQPPEFNRKMLYHIYNSNMALLAKLQKEITLSEREMKDLENLPSTFMICYLNGFEDARQKLIDAKLLLKPYRQVYTSFKEALRVLRKMKYDVQ; this is encoded by the coding sequence ATGATTAATAAACGCCTTTTAATTAAAAATCTCCTCGCTCATAATGACGAAAGCAGTTTTTATGATAAGAAAAGGCAATTGAATCTTCATTCGAGAGAAGGGAAAGGCAAGTTTCTAAAGCATATTTGCGCCTTGTCCAATTCCAACCCAAATAATAATTCTTATATCGTAGTTGGAGTAGAAGATCAGGACAACGAAATTGTCGGCGACGATTTCTTCGATGACAGCCGAATTCAGAATCTAGTCAATGCTTTTTTAGAAAATCCTCCAAAAATTCAATACGAAAACGTCCCATTTCCAAATCTTCCAAAAGACAAAGTAATCGGTCTGGTTACCATAAAACCTAAAAGTAAAATTTCGTACTTCAAAAAAGGAATTCATACGATTCTTGCCAACAGTGTTTTTGTGAGGCGGGGCAGTAATTCGATTCCGCTAGAAGAACATGAAGAAATCGAGAAAAACAATCAGAATACAGAAACGGTAATTGGAATTGAAAACAGTTCTAGAAACAGCATTCAGTATACTTTAGACGGCGTTATCGATTTCATGAATTTTAGGCACAAGGATATGTCGCCAAAATATCGCGTTTTTAAAGAATTGTTTGTAATCTGTTGGGCGGGAGTTCCGAAGAAACTTCGTGAAAAAACCTATTTGTCCCGTGTTGATATCGAATTGATCAACGAACAGATTAAGCTTTTTTATTCTGCGCAGGATGTGGTTACGATAGATTATAATGATGATACTTTTACCATTACAGAATATGTTCCTCTAGGGCTGAATGACAAAACGAGCTATTATCCGTTAGAGGAGCAAACAATTCATTTTTTTGACAACGGATACTATAAAATAGACCGTCAGATGCTTTTTCAGCCGCCAGAATTTAACCGTAAAATGCTGTATCATATCTACAATTCGAATATGGCTTTATTGGCCAAACTCCAAAAAGAAATTACCCTGTCTGAACGGGAAATGAAAGATTTAGAAAATCTGCCTTCTACTTTTATGATCTGCTATTTGAATGGTTTCGAAGATGCGCGACAAAAACTAATTGATGCAAAATTGCTTCTCAAACCTTACAGGCAAGTTTATACTTCGTTTAAAGAAGCTTTGAGGGTTTTGCGTAAAATGAAGTATGATGTGCAGTAA
- a CDS encoding vWA domain-containing protein gives MSKITFLNPEFLWLFLLIPIAIIWFFWKRNQQSATLKMSSTAGFRNSESLLTKLKPCLYVFRILALSSLIIALARPRTVDISNQTKTTKGIDIVMAIDVSGSMLAKDLKPNRMEALKRVAADFVEERPNDRIGLVLYASEAYTKTPVTSDKAIILEAIKGIKYDNVLQDGTGIGMGLATAVNRLKDSKAKSRVIILLTDGVNNAGFIEPETASDIAKQYGIKVYTIGLGTNGMAESPYAYAPNGGFLFKMQKVEIDEKLMRNIAKKTDGTYFRATSNDKLAEIYNSINKLETTEIQELKFYDYDEKYRFFVLFAGFLLLLEVGLRNTVYRSFI, from the coding sequence ATGAGTAAGATCACTTTTTTAAATCCAGAATTTCTTTGGTTGTTCCTACTAATTCCGATTGCGATAATCTGGTTTTTCTGGAAACGCAACCAGCAGTCGGCTACCTTAAAAATGAGTTCGACAGCAGGATTTCGAAACAGCGAATCTTTACTCACAAAGCTAAAACCTTGTTTATACGTTTTTAGAATTTTAGCTTTAAGTTCGCTAATTATAGCATTGGCACGACCAAGAACAGTAGACATTAGCAACCAGACTAAAACTACAAAAGGAATTGATATTGTAATGGCAATTGACGTTTCTGGTTCTATGCTTGCAAAAGATTTAAAGCCAAACCGAATGGAAGCTTTGAAAAGAGTTGCTGCAGATTTCGTTGAAGAAAGGCCAAATGACAGAATCGGATTGGTTTTGTATGCTTCTGAAGCGTATACAAAAACCCCTGTTACAAGCGATAAAGCTATTATTCTGGAAGCCATAAAAGGCATTAAATATGATAATGTTTTACAAGACGGAACAGGAATCGGAATGGGATTGGCAACGGCCGTAAATCGTCTGAAAGACAGCAAAGCAAAAAGCCGCGTTATCATTTTGCTTACCGATGGTGTAAACAACGCTGGTTTTATTGAGCCAGAAACAGCATCGGATATTGCAAAGCAATACGGAATTAAAGTTTATACGATTGGACTTGGAACAAACGGAATGGCAGAATCTCCATATGCATATGCTCCAAATGGCGGTTTCTTATTCAAAATGCAAAAAGTTGAAATCGATGAAAAGCTGATGCGAAACATTGCCAAAAAAACCGATGGAACTTATTTTAGAGCAACAAGCAACGATAAATTAGCCGAAATATACAACTCGATCAATAAATTGGAAACGACAGAAATTCAGGAATTGAAATTCTATGATTATGACGAAAAATACAGGTTTTTTGTTTTATTTGCAGGCTTTTTGCTGTTGCTAGAAGTTGGATTAAGAAATACGGTTTACAGAAGCTTCATTTGA
- a CDS encoding DUF58 domain-containing protein — MDTKELLKKVRKIEIKTKRLSNHIFSGEYHSSFKGRGMTFSEVRQYQYGDDIRNIDWNVTARYNEAHVKVFEEERELTMVLMVDISGSESFGSKNQFKKDIVTEIAATMAFSATQNNDKIGLILFSDAIELYIPPKKGRSHVLRIIRELIEFEPKSHKTDIAQALKFLSGTQKKKAIIFMISDFMSDSYEHTLKIASKKHDITGVRVYDIREEKIPNLGMVHMLDAETGNIQLVDTGSKTVRMNYEKHYQEKLNYFKDTFRKSGAGIVNTRVDENYVTKLLGYFKSR, encoded by the coding sequence ATGGATACAAAAGAGCTTTTAAAAAAAGTACGGAAAATAGAAATCAAAACGAAGAGACTGAGCAATCATATCTTTTCTGGAGAATACCACTCTTCATTTAAAGGACGAGGAATGACGTTTAGCGAGGTGCGTCAATACCAATACGGAGATGATATTCGTAACATCGATTGGAACGTAACCGCACGCTACAACGAAGCTCACGTTAAAGTATTTGAAGAAGAACGCGAACTGACTATGGTTTTGATGGTCGATATTTCGGGTTCTGAATCTTTTGGTTCTAAAAATCAATTTAAAAAAGACATTGTAACCGAAATTGCGGCAACGATGGCTTTTTCGGCTACGCAGAATAATGACAAAATTGGTTTAATCCTATTTTCTGATGCAATAGAATTATATATTCCGCCCAAAAAAGGACGTTCGCACGTATTGCGCATAATCCGTGAATTGATCGAATTTGAACCAAAAAGCCATAAAACTGACATTGCACAAGCTTTGAAATTTTTATCTGGAACCCAGAAAAAGAAAGCCATCATTTTTATGATTTCCGATTTTATGTCTGATTCTTACGAGCATACTTTAAAAATTGCTTCTAAAAAACACGACATCACAGGTGTACGCGTGTACGATATCCGCGAAGAAAAAATTCCAAATTTAGGAATGGTGCATATGCTGGATGCCGAAACAGGCAATATACAATTGGTTGATACAGGTTCAAAAACCGTACGAATGAATTATGAGAAGCATTATCAGGAAAAGTTAAATTACTTTAAAGATACATTCCGTAAATCTGGAGCAGGAATTGTAAATACAAGAGTAGACGAAAATTACGTTACTAAACTATTAGGCTATTTCAAATCACGATAA
- a CDS encoding AAA family ATPase, translated as MEENTTTLDIRAINEKIERESAFIDLLTMEMNKVIVGQKHMVERLLIGLLGQGHILLEGVPGLAKTLAINTLSQAVQGSFSRIQFTPDLLPADVIGTMIYNIKANEFSIKKGPIFANFVLADEINRAPAKVQSALLEAMQEKQVTIGDSTFKLDRPFLVLATQNPVEQEGTYALPEAQVDRFMLKTVIDYPKIDEERFVIRQNLKGTFEKVNPVVSVDQILRAQEAVREVYMDEKIEKYILDIIFATRYPEKYKLADLKPLISFGASPRGSINLANAAKCYAFIKRRGYVIPEDVRAVVHDVLRHRVGITYEAEAENITSVDIINKIVNEIEVP; from the coding sequence ATGGAAGAAAATACAACGACTTTAGACATTAGAGCGATAAATGAAAAAATTGAAAGAGAAAGTGCTTTTATAGACCTTCTTACAATGGAAATGAACAAAGTTATTGTGGGTCAGAAACATATGGTCGAGCGTCTATTGATCGGATTACTTGGACAAGGGCATATTTTATTGGAAGGAGTTCCTGGTCTGGCAAAAACTTTAGCCATCAATACGCTTTCTCAAGCGGTTCAGGGTTCTTTCAGCCGTATCCAGTTTACGCCAGATTTATTGCCTGCCGATGTTATCGGAACCATGATTTACAACATTAAAGCAAACGAGTTCTCAATTAAAAAAGGGCCTATTTTCGCCAATTTCGTACTTGCCGATGAGATTAACCGTGCTCCTGCAAAGGTTCAGTCAGCGCTTTTGGAGGCAATGCAGGAAAAACAAGTTACTATTGGTGACTCTACATTCAAATTAGATCGTCCTTTCTTAGTATTGGCAACGCAAAACCCTGTTGAGCAAGAAGGTACTTATGCACTTCCTGAAGCGCAGGTTGACCGTTTTATGCTGAAAACCGTTATTGATTACCCAAAAATTGACGAAGAGCGTTTTGTAATCCGCCAAAACTTAAAAGGAACTTTCGAAAAAGTAAATCCTGTAGTTTCTGTAGATCAGATTTTACGCGCGCAAGAAGCCGTTCGTGAAGTTTACATGGACGAAAAAATTGAGAAATACATCTTAGATATTATTTTCGCTACGCGCTACCCAGAAAAATACAAATTAGCCGATTTAAAACCGCTTATCAGTTTTGGAGCTTCTCCTCGTGGAAGTATCAACTTGGCTAATGCTGCTAAATGTTATGCTTTCATCAAACGTCGCGGTTATGTAATTCCAGAAGACGTTCGTGCAGTTGTTCACGATGTGTTACGCCACAGAGTTGGAATCACTTACGAAGCAGAAGCAGAAAACATTACTTCTGTAGACATTATCAACAAAATCGTTAACGAGATTGAGGTACCTTAA
- a CDS encoding GNAT family N-acetyltransferase, translating into MICLEKFEKKDYSELINSVKNAKDLMQFGGPEFTFPLTESQIDKTLSDENRVAFRVADSSNGNTLGHCEIYFKDDSAKLGRILIIDENQRGKGIGEKMVVLLLQFIFENRKERNIELNVFDFNIGAQKCYEKVGFAINPDKKLIREVDGEIWTALNMVLNLEEWMNKN; encoded by the coding sequence ATGATATGCCTAGAAAAATTTGAGAAAAAAGATTATTCTGAATTGATCAATTCGGTCAAAAATGCAAAAGATTTGATGCAATTTGGCGGACCCGAATTCACTTTTCCCTTAACGGAGAGTCAAATAGATAAAACGCTTTCTGATGAAAATAGAGTTGCTTTTAGAGTTGCCGATAGTTCTAATGGAAATACGTTAGGACATTGCGAAATTTACTTTAAAGATGATAGTGCAAAATTGGGTCGAATCCTGATTATTGACGAAAATCAGAGAGGAAAGGGAATTGGTGAAAAAATGGTGGTTTTGTTGCTGCAATTTATTTTTGAAAACAGGAAAGAAAGAAACATCGAATTGAATGTTTTCGATTTTAATATTGGAGCTCAAAAATGCTATGAAAAAGTTGGGTTTGCCATTAATCCCGATAAAAAACTCATAAGAGAAGTAGACGGAGAAATTTGGACTGCACTTAATATGGTGTTGAATTTAGAGGAATGGATGAATAAGAATTAA
- a CDS encoding DUF3298 and DUF4163 domain-containing protein, protein MKNYIFIIFLCLIFTSCKKELSFENETFEEKSTVPCTNDCPKITIEVPIAKNNKTASDSINKKVFAVIKEIVFFEEDSVKVDDYKSLAKSFIASYEEMHQKFPNDTFGWEAKIIGNVEFESDQVLNLKIDHYTFTGGAHGYQGYRSLLFDKKTGKTIFNRQLFKNENEFKAFAEKTFRTKYKIPKKSNINATGLMFENDKFQLPQNIFYTSAGLLLYYNSYEAASYADGPKELLFPYEEVKKYLNFQ, encoded by the coding sequence ATGAAAAATTACATATTTATAATCTTTTTGTGTTTGATTTTTACAAGTTGCAAAAAAGAGCTTTCATTTGAAAATGAAACGTTTGAAGAGAAATCTACTGTCCCGTGCACCAATGACTGTCCAAAAATCACGATAGAAGTTCCAATAGCTAAAAATAATAAAACAGCATCAGACAGCATTAATAAAAAAGTCTTTGCTGTCATAAAAGAGATTGTCTTTTTTGAAGAAGATTCCGTAAAAGTCGATGACTACAAATCGTTGGCAAAATCGTTTATTGCTTCATACGAAGAAATGCATCAAAAATTTCCAAATGATACTTTTGGTTGGGAAGCAAAGATTATTGGCAATGTCGAATTTGAATCTGATCAGGTTTTAAATCTTAAAATCGACCACTATACTTTTACTGGCGGTGCTCATGGATATCAGGGCTACCGATCATTGCTATTCGATAAAAAAACAGGAAAAACAATTTTCAACAGACAATTATTTAAAAACGAAAATGAGTTTAAGGCTTTCGCTGAAAAAACTTTTAGAACAAAATATAAAATCCCAAAAAAATCGAATATTAATGCAACCGGATTAATGTTTGAAAATGATAAATTCCAACTGCCTCAAAACATTTTCTACACTTCTGCAGGTTTGCTTTTATATTACAACTCATACGAAGCCGCATCTTATGCAGATGGCCCAAAAGAGCTTTTATTTCCTTATGAAGAAGTAAAAAAGTATTTGAATTTTCAATAA
- a CDS encoding SDR family NAD(P)-dependent oxidoreductase translates to MKKTVLITGATSGIGKATAQILAKNNFKVVLCGRRIDRLEELQKELSAFTEVHSLAFDVRNKKEVLEKIGALPNDFSTIDVLINNAGNAHGLDPIQNGDLDDWDAMIDINVKGLLYVSKAIIPQMVERQSGHIINIGSTAAKEVYPNGNVYCGSKHAVDAITAGMRIDLNPFGIRVGGIHPGMVATEFSEVRFKGDVERAANVYKGFDPLQAEDIADIIHFVVSRPYHVNIADLVVMSTAQASSTIVKKNI, encoded by the coding sequence ATGAAAAAAACAGTTTTAATTACTGGCGCTACGAGCGGAATAGGAAAAGCGACCGCTCAGATTTTAGCAAAAAATAATTTCAAGGTTGTGCTTTGCGGCAGACGTATAGACCGTTTGGAAGAACTTCAAAAAGAACTTTCTGCTTTTACCGAAGTGCATTCTTTAGCATTTGATGTCCGAAACAAAAAAGAGGTTCTTGAAAAAATAGGTGCTTTGCCAAACGATTTTTCGACAATCGACGTTTTAATTAATAATGCAGGAAATGCGCATGGTTTAGATCCTATCCAAAATGGAGATTTAGACGATTGGGATGCGATGATTGATATTAATGTAAAAGGACTTTTGTACGTTTCTAAAGCGATAATTCCTCAGATGGTTGAGAGACAATCTGGGCATATTATTAATATTGGTTCAACAGCTGCCAAAGAAGTGTATCCTAACGGAAATGTATACTGCGGTTCTAAACACGCGGTTGATGCCATTACAGCTGGAATGCGAATCGATTTAAACCCGTTTGGAATTAGAGTTGGTGGCATTCACCCAGGAATGGTTGCGACTGAATTCAGCGAAGTCCGTTTTAAAGGAGATGTCGAAAGAGCGGCAAATGTCTACAAAGGATTTGATCCGTTGCAGGCTGAAGATATTGCTGATATTATCCATTTTGTGGTTTCAAGACCATATCATGTTAATATTGCGGATTTGGTTGTCATGAGCACGGCGCAGGCCTCTTCGACAATTGTTAAGAAGAATATTTAG
- a CDS encoding aldo/keto reductase family oxidoreductase: MSKTVLSPIISGTMNWGVWDKNLTTKEMENMIQVSIENKITTFDHADIYGSYTTEADFGKAFHASKIDREKLQLITKCGIQMIADKRPENKIKHYDYSKDYIIKSVETSLKNLKTDYVDVFLLHRPSPLMQADEIAEAVEKLKGEGKIIDFGLSNFTSSQTELIRQKTEVSYNQVQFSATHYEPMLDGSLDYMQTNGIRPLSWNPLGTVFREDTKKTRRLKKLFSTLVEKYHLGSDTLLLAWILKHPAKVIPIAGTVNIARIQSLMKAVELEMDKEDWFAIWTESMGDDVP, from the coding sequence ATGAGCAAAACAGTCCTATCGCCTATAATTTCGGGCACTATGAATTGGGGAGTTTGGGATAAAAACCTTACAACCAAAGAAATGGAAAACATGATACAAGTGAGTATCGAAAACAAAATTACGACTTTTGATCACGCGGATATTTACGGTTCGTATACGACCGAAGCCGATTTTGGAAAAGCCTTTCACGCAAGTAAAATTGATCGTGAAAAATTACAATTAATTACCAAGTGCGGTATTCAGATGATTGCTGATAAACGCCCTGAAAACAAAATCAAACATTATGATTATTCTAAAGACTATATTATTAAGTCTGTCGAAACATCTTTGAAAAATTTAAAAACAGATTATGTAGATGTTTTTCTGCTTCACAGACCAAGTCCATTAATGCAGGCTGACGAAATCGCAGAAGCAGTTGAGAAATTAAAAGGAGAAGGAAAAATCATTGATTTTGGTCTTTCCAATTTTACAAGCTCTCAAACAGAATTAATTCGCCAAAAAACAGAAGTGAGTTACAATCAAGTGCAGTTTTCTGCAACGCATTATGAGCCAATGCTTGACGGCAGTTTGGATTATATGCAGACGAACGGAATTAGACCATTGTCATGGAATCCGCTTGGAACTGTTTTTAGAGAAGATACCAAGAAAACACGCCGTTTAAAAAAACTGTTCTCTACTTTGGTAGAAAAATATCATTTAGGTTCGGATACGCTTCTATTGGCTTGGATTTTAAAACACCCTGCAAAAGTAATTCCGATTGCAGGAACAGTAAACATTGCTAGAATTCAATCTTTAATGAAAGCAGTTGAATTGGAAATGGACAAAGAAGACTGGTTTGCAATTTGGACAGAAAGTATGGGCGACGATGTGCCTTAA
- a CDS encoding tetratricopeptide repeat protein: MKNLLLYILLTVSFAVSAQEKDKTLPAGNEEYKQNKFTDAEANYRISESKFPKKSAAPYNLGNTIYRQNQISEAKFAYAKAIKNAKTRPEKHKAYHNLGNTFMKEKDYTQAVEAYKQALRNDPTDEETRYNYAYAKQKLKENPPKNDQNKDKNKDKDKDKDKNKDKNKDNNKDKDKDKDKKDDKGDQDKDKKDGKNDPKKDDKSDNQGQPKPQPGGISKERVQNLLDAVNNEEKKIQDKVNAQKVKANPKKTEKDW; encoded by the coding sequence ATGAAAAATTTACTCCTTTATATTTTACTAACAGTTTCTTTTGCAGTTTCTGCTCAAGAAAAAGACAAAACATTGCCTGCTGGGAATGAAGAATATAAACAGAATAAATTTACTGATGCTGAGGCAAACTATAGAATTTCGGAATCAAAATTTCCTAAAAAATCAGCAGCGCCTTATAATTTAGGAAATACCATTTACAGGCAAAATCAGATTTCGGAAGCTAAATTTGCTTACGCGAAAGCCATAAAAAATGCCAAAACAAGACCTGAAAAACATAAAGCTTATCATAATCTTGGAAATACTTTCATGAAAGAGAAAGATTATACGCAGGCAGTCGAAGCTTATAAACAGGCACTCCGTAACGACCCAACCGATGAGGAAACGCGTTACAATTATGCGTACGCCAAACAAAAACTAAAAGAGAATCCTCCTAAAAACGATCAGAACAAAGATAAAAACAAGGACAAAGACAAGGATAAGGATAAAAATAAAGACAAGAACAAGGACAACAATAAAGATAAAGACAAGGATAAAGATAAAAAAGACGATAAAGGCGACCAGGACAAAGACAAAAAAGACGGTAAAAACGATCCTAAGAAAGATGACAAGTCTGACAATCAAGGACAGCCAAAACCACAGCCTGGAGGAATATCAAAAGAGCGTGTTCAGAATTTATTAGATGCGGTGAATAATGAAGAAAAGAAAATTCAGGACAAAGTAAATGCTCAAAAAGTAAAAGCAAATCCTAAGAAAACAGAAAAAGACTGGTAG
- a CDS encoding VWA domain-containing protein: MELDEKKYLYLLILIPIVVCIFLFNMYWKRRTQREFGDLEMVKRLSPEKSVFKPVLKITVILLALTCLIIGLVNPKIGTKMETVKREGIDIVFAVDVSKSMLAEDVVPSRLEKSKQLVSQIINNLGSDRIGIVAYAGSAFPVLPITSDYSVAKMFLQSMSPGMVSSQGTSLDEAIKLSSTYFDEKSKTSKLLILISDGEDHSEGAAAAAEEANKLGMKIITIGVGTERGGTIPLKENGVVRGYQKDQNGETVITKLNQEGLKTIAKATKGGYVYGGSTKEVLEYVKNALNNIQKTEFEATQMAEFQSQFQWFIGFAFLLLFLDIFLLERKTSWIKELDLFNEKK; encoded by the coding sequence ATGGAATTAGACGAAAAAAAATATTTATATCTATTAATACTGATCCCGATTGTGGTATGTATTTTCCTTTTCAATATGTATTGGAAAAGAAGAACACAGCGTGAATTTGGTGATCTGGAAATGGTAAAAAGGCTGAGCCCAGAGAAATCGGTTTTCAAACCTGTTTTAAAAATCACAGTGATTCTTTTGGCGCTTACCTGTTTGATTATCGGTTTGGTAAATCCGAAGATTGGAACCAAAATGGAAACCGTAAAACGAGAAGGTATCGATATTGTTTTTGCGGTCGACGTTTCTAAAAGTATGCTGGCAGAAGACGTTGTTCCTAGCCGTCTGGAAAAAAGCAAACAGCTGGTTTCTCAGATTATTAACAATTTAGGAAGCGATAGAATCGGAATTGTAGCTTACGCAGGAAGTGCTTTCCCAGTTTTGCCAATTACATCAGACTATAGCGTTGCAAAAATGTTTTTACAAAGCATGAGTCCAGGAATGGTTTCTTCTCAAGGCACATCTTTGGATGAAGCCATTAAATTGTCATCGACTTATTTTGATGAAAAAAGCAAAACCAGCAAACTATTAATCCTTATTTCTGACGGTGAAGATCATTCTGAAGGCGCAGCTGCTGCGGCAGAAGAAGCTAATAAATTGGGAATGAAAATCATCACCATTGGTGTCGGAACAGAAAGAGGAGGAACAATTCCGTTAAAAGAAAATGGCGTTGTAAGAGGCTATCAGAAAGATCAAAACGGAGAAACAGTAATCACCAAATTAAATCAGGAAGGTTTAAAAACAATTGCAAAAGCAACAAAAGGCGGTTATGTTTACGGCGGAAGCACAAAAGAAGTTTTAGAATACGTAAAAAATGCTTTAAACAATATTCAAAAAACAGAATTTGAAGCTACACAAATGGCCGAATTTCAATCGCAGTTTCAATGGTTTATCGGATTTGCATTTTTATTGCTTTTCCTAGACATTTTCTTATTGGAAAGAAAAACAAGCTGGATCAAAGAGTTGGATTTATTTAATGAAAAGAAATAA